The Deltaproteobacteria bacterium region CATGGGTGTGTTGACGGTAACGAGGTGAGATGGCCGGGATACCCCGGTGGAGGCTACCGCGAAGGGAATCGGGATTCTGTGCGTTGGCGCCGGTTCACAGGGAGGCGCGTCCTGAGGATGAAGCATGCGATTCGGTGAAATGCAAAGAGTAGGGAGATTCTCGGGTGTCTGGGAAAACCCCGGGTGCTGGCGGGTATGCTGGGAGCCGAGTTCAAGGCCAAGCCGGGTGGGTCACAACTGGTCGGTTTTCGGTAGTGTCGACGCCCTTGTAGAAGCCGCACCCGTGAGCAGAGAAAGTTGTTGTCTTGTCCGAGGGAAGATAGTGTCTGAGACGTACCTATGAAGGGTTACAGGCCCATTCGAAACAACAAGGAGGTAGAGATGACGTACTGGGGGTTCCGAATTGACGTCAACTGTACTGACTATCCAGCATTTTATGAGAGAGAGCTGAAGGGCGGCTTTCTCAGGCAAGGTTGGGGGTCCCGTCCGAACCAGAATCTGAAGCGCCTGGATTCGGAGAATCCTCCGAGAGAACAGGTGGCCAATCTTCGGATGTACAACCATGTGAAACGCGACGACATCGTACTGATCCCTCGCCTGCCACATTGGGACTTGGTGACGATTGTACGGGCGACCGCGGATTGGGATGAGAGTTACGTTTTTGAGATCGACCCGGATTTGCAGGACTACGGCCACAAGTTTCCCGCAGAAGAAATTGCGCGGTTTGGTCGGCAAAACCAGCGTGTTCGTGGCGATTTGAGACGTACTCTCAGGTGTCGTGGGCGTTTCTGGGATATGAGCGACTGCGCCGAGTCTGTGGAGCAGTTGCTACATAGTTCGCCGGAGCAGCTGACCACCACGTATGGTTGGGAGGACCGGTTCGAGGGACCTGTGTCCGCGGTGATGAAATCACTGAACGAGCGTATTGGACAAGGAGTTCACGAAGCGCTGTTGGAAGAGTTCGAGGGCTCCGACTGGGAACACGCGCTAGTTGTAGGGCTCAAGGCGCTGTTCCCAAACTATGGAGTTGAGAGAACCGGCGGGGTCGGCGAAGAGAAGCACGGTACCGATATACTGATCACCATACCGGGACCGCTGGGTACTGGACCGTATGGCATCGCCATACAAGTCAAGGATTGGCGGGAAACGGCCTCCAATGTTGGCGATGCGGTTGCTCAGGTGAGAAGGGCAGACGAAGGCTGGAGGATCTCTCGACCGGAACTTCGGATCATCGACAAGATCGTCGTAGTGACAGGAGCAAATATTCCGGCGGACATTCAGGCAGAAGAGGATGGCGTGACGATCCTCACCCCACAGGAGCTCAGGCAACTGCTGCGCCGGATGGCTGTAGCTATGGCCGCAGCGATGGATGAGTGATGGATGAGTGATGGATGAGGAGGCTCCTGTATGAGGTACGAACGAGCCGGCGACGTCGTGTGCCTCGCCTTTAAGGAAGCCACAGCGGGTTGGCCGGCGAAGATATCCAGGAGGAGTTCTCCGTGAACAGCCGCGCGGCGGAGCGAATGCGTAATGCCTTAGAGGAAAACCCTCGGACCATTGGAGACGGTGGGCAAGGACAACGGCCACCAACGACTTCGCTGGCGGCTTGGTTCACCCGCCCTGCACCCTTCATGCAAGTGTCGCCCGAGGAGTTGGCTGACCTCGAAGCCGCAACGGGGAGTCTGGACCGGGGTCGGGTTCGCGGAACGTGGTCGGAAGCTCCACGACCTCGCAGTCAAGTTGAGGGCAGTATCACACCGCCACCGCGGAGAGTTCGATGCCGCCTTGGGGAGGCTTATGGAGGCGGAAGGTCTCGCCATGCGTGCAGTGCCGCGAGAGAACCTTTAAAGGGCTTTGCTGGCGCTGGAGCGGGATGCCATTACGAGCCGCCAAAAGCTTGAGCTCGGCTACCTCTCCCGGGGAGCGCGGCGGCGGAACCGCCGGCGCGTGCGACCGTACGGCGTGCTGTACGGCAACCGCGCGTTCCTGGTTGGACCGAAACGGATCGGGGAAGGGACGCCATGCTCTGGCGGCTGGCGAACCGTGACCTAGGCAGGTCCAGGATTCGGCCCTCTCGGCCCGAAAAGCGAGCGTGGCGGAGTTTGGCGGAATCGACCCCATTGCACCTGATGCCCATGGACCGGCGAAAGCAGGGCGCTACGGCTGTCTGGGGTGAAACCTGACCAAGGGAGCGGCCGGAGGGTCGCTGCGTAACGAGCACCGTGAAAAGTGTCCCTTGACACTATACGGCCATACCGGCTAACATCGGGAATGAAGATCAGGAACGTGGTCCACAGGGGGCTGCGTCGGCTCATCGAGGACGATGATGCCGTCGGGGTGCAGCCCGCATTTGCCCCGAAGCTCCGGCGCATCGTTTCTTTCCTCCAGGACATGGAACGGGAGGAAGAGTTGCGGACGGTGCCGGGTTGGAGGGCACACAGGCTGAGCGGGGATCGCAGGGGCATCTGGAGTCTGGCCGTTACCGCGAACTGGCGGCTCACGTTCTGGATCGACCGCGACGGGATGGAGATCGTCGACCTCAACTACGAGGATTATCACTGAGAGGTAGACATGAAACCGGTACACGGCGTCCGAATGAAGAGTCCTGTCCATCCCGGCGAGTTCGTGAAATGCGAGATCATTGAGGCTCTCGATCTCACGGTGACTGGGGCGGCGAAAGTGCTTGGCGTCACGCGAGCGGCGCTGTCGGCCGTTCTGAACGAGCGAGCGCGCTTGTCGCCGGAGATGGCGTTGCGAATTGAAAAGGCATTCGGCGTTTCGATGGACACCCTCATGCGTATGCAGAACAGTTACGATATCGCCAAGACCCGCAGGCGGGCGGGCGAGATTGAGGTTGCACAATTCGAGAGAAAGTCGCGCGGCAACAAGCCTCGTGTGGTCGTCCATACCGAAAGGTGAGGGTTGCCTCTGACGCAAGATCTGTAGGCGCCCGCGACACTGTGGAGACGGATGAGAATGGCGAAAGAGTCCGAGACAAGGTGCGGGGGAAATACCGTCCCTCTCGGCCCCGCCCGGGATATGGTTCTCCCATCCGACTATGCTTTCTGTGGGTCTACGCCGGTGGGACGCTGCCATGCGCAAAGTAACTAAGGACGTCCCAGTCGCCCTGATCGACCTCGATCCTGAAAACCCGCGCATTCGTGCCGCAATCGAGCGGCAAGGGATTGAAGATCCCTCCGAGGATCAGCTTTCGTTCTACCTCTCCGCCGCCGTGAACAGCGTTGGCAGCGGGGGCCATGGGTATCGACGCCTCCGAGAGTCCATCAAGGCAGCGGGGCGTGCTTACCAACGAGTGTCACTTATTCGACTGGACGCTCCGTCACTGGCGGGACGAGAGTATCTGTGCCTCGACGGAAACACCCGTGTCGCAATCTACCGCGAACTGGCGGACCAAAGTGTTCCCGGTGATTGGACAACGATCAACGCCGAAATCATCGAGAAAAGTTTGATGACGTGGCGTTCAAGGCGGCTGGGCGCTCCGTTGAACTCCGCCCCAAGCCCAGCGTAGTGCTCCTTCAGTATCCCGACGATCTGCGCTTCGCTGTACCGGCTCTTGCGCATCGGTCCCCTCCTCTTCGGTCAAAGGCTAACCTCTGAGTGAAGACATTCAAGGGGGACAGGTCAGCGCAGCGTACGCGGCAGCGCATCTTGGCGGTCATGAAGGCGGCGATCGCTGCTGGCCAAACGCTGGACAACCCCGCGGGGCACGCCGTGACGGCCGCGCTTCCGAAGGGCGGGTAGAAGCAGCGGCACCAGCGTGCATTGCCACATTGGACGGTGGGGTCTGGACCGTGCCCGCTGAGCGGATGAAGGCTGCTCAAGAGCATCGGGTACCGCTTAGCACTGGTGCCGGCGTCATCGTAGCCGAGGCCCAGCGAAACCGGGAGAACGACTTGGTGTTCCCGTCGGCTACGGGTGACGCATGAGCGATAGCACACTCTCGAAGCTACTTCGTGACCTTGGAATCAACGCCGTACCGCACGGCTTCCGGTCGAGCTTCCGCGATTGGTGCGGAGAAAGCGGGCAGCCCCGCGAGCTTGCGGAGGCAGCCCTCGCGCATACGATCTGGGACAAGGCGGAGGCCGCCTACGCGAGGACGGATCTGCTGGAACGGCGCGGGGAGTTGATGGAGGCTTGCGACTGGCAAGCTGGACCGACTCCAGATTTGGTATGGGTCTTTGACCGGGATAGACGGCGCACTTTGGATTGTGGACGCATGACAGCTGACGGCGGATGACAGGCGCTAGGAGCAGCGGCATGGAGAACGAGGCAGTGAAGGATAAGGGCCAGATTGAAGGCATGGCTGATGAGATGGGTGGTCGGGTTCAAGCTGGTGTAGGAGCACGTGGCAACCCGGGATTCGTCGGATACGAGTACCAGATAGACGTGACTGTGTGGCTGGCGCTAGATCTCTTGCTCGGGAAGGCCGTGACGCAGGAGATCGTTGTTGAGCCGCCTAGCAATGAGGACATCGAGGCGGCGGTGAGCGACCCGGGGCGTGCGATGTTGGACTTGGGTTGGCGCGACGAAGCACGGCATCTGGTCATTCAGGTCAAGAGGCGGACAGGTGCGCCGTGGTCGCAGAGTGACTTCGAGCTGGTTGTGGGCGGGCCTAAGAAAGTGAGCCAGGAGGCTGGTCGCACATGGCCAGTGGATTTGCTGGTGTCCGAAGGTCAGGCATTGTTTGTGTTGGTTACGAACGAGGCGTTGTCGGCCAAGTTGCGAGAGTTTGAGATCGGCGGGGTACTCGAACGAGGTAGAGGAACGAAGCTGCCTGGTAAGGCTGGTGGGCATCTCAAGGAAGGGGTGGCGGCAGAGATTGCCAGCCGGATGGGTATCCTCGCGGGAGTCACTGACGAGGCGTTGGAAGGGAGGATCCGCGATCTGCTGCACGGATGCGGGCATGTGCCAGCCGTTCAGAAGGCGCCATGCGTGGAAGCCCTGCGAAGAGAGGTACACCGGCGGATGGTGGGCGAGTTCGAGGGTACGTGGTGTCGGGATGAGTTGATCGATGTGCTCAGACGGTTTGGCGGGGCCGTCTCACCAAGGCGGGAGATGGACCACTACGTGGCTCCACGCTCACTCGAACAGATCCAGAGGACGTTCGACGGTCGCAATGCGGTCGTGATAGCGGGGCCGTCAGGCAATGGGAAGACGCTGACCGCCGACATTCTTGAGCGCACAGTTATTGAAGCGGACGGGCGATTCCAGATTATTGGCGCAGAATACGGGCCGGGGCACGTGCGTCAGCACCTTGCCGACTCCGCTCCGGTTCTGTTTCATCTCCGGGATCCGTGGGGGTCAAACCGGTTGATCCCCGGTGCGGATTGTTGGGGGACGGGCCTGCCCGGTCTCCTGAGCAAGGCCGGACCGGAGAAGCGCTTCATTGTCACGACGAGGTCGGACGTCCTGCGCAGTGCTGGCCCGGGTTTGGTGGAAGAGCTGGCACCCTACACGGTGGCAATAGAGCTTCAGGACTATGGGCCGGAACGGTTGGCGCGAATCTACGACGGATTCGCCGGCGACCTGTCCGGCTACGCTCGGCAAGTGGCCCGGAGCCACCGGAAAACCGCGCTTGACGAATTGAGCCGGCCGTACGAGATAGACCGGTTCATTGCGGCCGTGAAATTGGAGGATAGGGAGAAGCCGCGTCGAGCGGCGGAGATAGTGGCGGACTCCCAGATCAATGCGATCTCGCGCGTCATTGCCAGACAGTTGCAGCCGTGGGGAAAGGATGGTGCGGCGAGCGCGGTGATCGTTTGGGCGGTGATCAGTGCCCGAGGGGCAGTTCCATGGCGAGTCGTCGACGATCTGGTTCGGGCAATTCGGCGCATTGACGGTTCGGTGCGCCCAGACGTGTCTGGGCTGGTCGAGTTCTTGGAGGAAGGTCGCAATTTGCGACGGGAAGGCACCGTGCTGTACCTGCATCATCCGCGTGTGGAGGAGGGTCTGCGGCTGGCTTCCATGGCGCATCGCAGTGAGGCCGAGCACGTGCTCTCGTTGGTGTTACGTGCTCTTGTGGCGTTCGATGAGGATACTCAGGATTGGGGCGTGGAAACTGCGCTCTCCGTTCTGGTTGCAGCTTCGAGGCTGGAGGGGATGGACCCTGAGCTGGATGCTACAACGCAGGGCCGGGTGGACGCGCATTTGACGGTCAAAGCAACGAAGACCGGCGGTAGAGGGGACTTCGAGCGGGCGTTCCGGGAACTAGCGGAATTCGGTGGGGCCTCGCATATGCCGAGTCAACTCGCTCGGATGCTGACGGTCGATGGTACTTCGCACGAGGGGGGATGGTCCGGACAATTGTGGCATCGACCGGATGTATCAAGCGAGCACCTCGATGAGTTGGCGCGCCATCCTGAGAATGCAGGGCTATTGGGAAGGTTCGTGCGTGAATGGCTCCCGTTCTCGAGGGTGGACTACGAGAAGGGGCTGACCGCGTTGGTTGAGCGGTTGGCGCCCGGAAGTCAAGAGGCGTTTTGGGATGCTCTGGATACGGTCGCGGGACCGGGCGGGCCAGCGGAGAACATCGAGACGATCGTCGTCGGCGCGTGCGCAGGGGAGGCGCCAGACTTCGACCGCGCGATTGATCGATTTGTGCGGTCGGAAGCGGAGGCGCGAGCGTGGTTGGAGGGGGACTTCGCGGACGAGTTGAGAGCCGCTGAAGAGCATGAGGTCGACGCGGTGGTCGCCGATCACGTAATTGAGGAGCCCGACGAGCAGTTCCACAACGCGGAAGCGGGTCTGGAGGCGGTCGTGAGGCTGCGGTCCGCCGGAAGGGGATTGGAGTGGGCGGTTGGCTACTCCGACGTGCAGCCGGTGATCTCTGCCGTGGCGGAGTTGCTCAAACGGGGGGCGCTTGAGCCGCGCGCGGGGGAAATGGGCAGTCTTTTGGGGGTGGCGACGGGTTGGAGTCGCGCGAAAGTGTGGCGCGCGGCGATGGAGCACTGGGATGATGGTCTGCTGAACGAGCTTTCGTCGTACCTCGCCAAAGAAGGTCTCGAGGGGGGATGGCGCGAGGCATTGGTGGAAGTTGCTGTGTCTCAGATCAGCAGTGGCGAGACGTTGAGCGACTTTCTGGCCCAAGCGGTGCAAGATGCGGTGGCGGGGCGGCAGTTGGAGTTGGTGTACGACATTGCTACAGCTCGAGTCGTGGCTCTCGCAGAACCACGGACCGATCTACGGAAGTTGGCGGAGCGGGTTTGTGGACGTTTCGAGGAAGAGTTGGGTGAGTTAGGACGAGCGCTGACGGCAGTAGTGAGCGGTGAGGCGATTCAAGCGGTAGCGGCTCGGTTTGCGCGTGATTGCGCAGAGCGACTCAAGGCCATTCTCGAAGTAGCGCCGCTGGATGTGGTCGGAGGGCTTATTGGATTAGCCGCTGCAATCGGCTTGGACATCGTGCCGCCGGCTCGGCGACTACTCCGGAGCGGCCAGGCGGAGCATGGCGTGCATGCGGTACAAGGGCTTGCTATGGCCGGCGGGACGGCTGGCGCAACAATGCGTGAAGCTGTTGGTCATGGGCGCTACGTTGTCCGAGTTGCGGCATTGAAGGAGGTGATGTCGTTGGACGTGACGCAAGACCGGTCGTTGGTTGTGGCGGCGGCAAGGGATCGGAGCGCGGACGTTCGTCTAGAGGTGGCACAGGCCATGCGAGAGCGAACGTGGCCCGAAGCGGTGGATGCGCTTGTGGATTTGCTTCTGGACGAACGCGACTTTGCCATCGATTACGGAACCGGGGCCTGGTCGAGGTTCAGTGTTGCTAGAGCAGCCGCGCATGCGTTGGGTGAGTACGACGAGCTGCCGCAACATGCCGTGGAGGGGCTTGTGGCCACGGTGCGCAGGCGTTCGAAAGACCCATTTGTGGCGTGTGCGGCGGTGTCGGCTCTTGCTGGTCGCGACGGCTGGGGCGCTCCCGAGGCGGTTTCGTGGTCTTTGGAGACAGCAGGCATGGCGGATGCGCCCCGTCACCGACCGTTGGCTCAAGCGGCCGCGTGGGCGGCATTCGACGGCGTTGTGGCTGGCAAGGCGATGGACTTCGGTCCCGTGCAAATGGCGACGGCGCGAGAAGACGCAGCCGCGATTGCAGGCCCGCTATTGATGGCAATTGGCATGCAAGGGGGAGCGGCACGGACGAGTTTGTTGGCGGACCTTGGTGACGTGACTGAAGATGGGCGTGCTGCGTTGGTTAGAGTGGCGGCCGTAGTGGCGCAGAAGACCGATGGACTGGTACTTGAGGCCCATGAGAAAACGCTAGTAGAACTTCGCAAAGTAGAGACATCCGCGCAGCTGGGGGAAGCGGAGCGGGAAGAAGCGGAATCGTGGAGTTTGGGGCTTGACGCCGAAGATGAGTTTGAACGGTTTATGCGGTGGCTCATTTGCGGGGTGTCTGATCTGCCAATGGCGGGCGAGGTTGCGGACGTGCGAGCAGTGGATGTTCCAAAACGGATTCCAGTAATGACGATGCGGTCGCTGACACCCTACAGAGAGCGGATACCGCCTGGGTCGGACGATG contains the following coding sequences:
- a CDS encoding HigA family addiction module antitoxin produces the protein MKPVHGVRMKSPVHPGEFVKCEIIEALDLTVTGAAKVLGVTRAALSAVLNERARLSPEMALRIEKAFGVSMDTLMRMQNSYDIAKTRRRAGEIEVAQFERKSRGNKPRVVVHTER
- a CDS encoding type II toxin-antitoxin system RelE/ParE family toxin, giving the protein MKIRNVVHRGLRRLIEDDDAVGVQPAFAPKLRRIVSFLQDMEREEELRTVPGWRAHRLSGDRRGIWSLAVTANWRLTFWIDRDGMEIVDLNYEDYH